The DNA region AGGCGGCTGGCCGAACCGTGCGCTCGCGGATCTTTTCGCCGAGTACGCGCTGACCGTCCACAAGGTACTCGGGGACCGGGTGCGGCAGTGGACCACGATCAACGAGCCGTTCTGCGCCGCCTTCATCGGCTATGGCAACGGGGAACACGCCCCCGGTATCCGGGACGAGGGTGCGGCCTTGGTCGCCGGGCACAACCTCCTGCTCGCGCATGGCAAGGCGACACAGGCGTTGCGATCTGGTGGCGGCGAGCAGGAAGTGTCCATCGTGCTCAACTTCGCCCCCGTGCTGACCGACGTGGACGACGCCGCGCACCGCGAGGCCGCCCGCAAATTCGACTTCCTGCACAACAGGTTCTTCCTCGATCCGCTGCTGGGCCGCGGCTATCCGCCCGAGCTTCTGGCGGATTTGGCGCATCTCGGCACCCTGGAACCGGCGATCGCCGACGGTGATCTGGAGATCATCGCGCAGCCGCTGGACGTCCTGGGAGTCAACTACTACGCGCCCGCCCGCGCAGTCCCGTTGGAAGACCCCGAGGCCGATAGCAACTGCCCGCTCCCCGGCCTGCGCGGGATGGACGTCCAGCCGCCGCGCGGCGAGCTGACCTCGCTCGGCTGGGAGCAGCGGCCGGAATGCCTGACCGGACTCCTGCTGTGGCTGCACGAACACTGCCCCGGCCTGCCGCTCGTGATCGCCGAGAACGGCGCGGCTTTCGAGGACGAGGTCGTCGACGGACGCGTACACGACGAGAAACGCGTACGGTACTTCGCCGAACACCTCGCCGCCGTGCACGACGCGATCGAGCGCGGCGCCGACGTCCGCGGCTACATGGCCTGGTCGCTGCTGGACAATTTCGAGTGGGCCAAGGGGTACACGCAGCGGTTCGGCCTCGTGCACGTCGACTTCGAGACCCAGGAGCGGGTGCTCAAGGACAGCGCGCGGTTCTACGCGGACGTGGTGGCGCGCAACGGTCTTTAGCGGTTGCTTCCGGTGGCGCCGAAACTGTCGGTGGTCGGTTGTACGTTCTGCGTGTGGACACACTCAACGCCACTGTGGCGCTACTCAAGGAAATCACGTCGTCGGACGCTCTCCGGGAGGTCAATGCTTCGCTGGATTCGTTGGGGGACAACGATGCCATGGACGCCGCAGTCGCGGCATCAGAAGGGATCGCACGATTGGAAGCGGTCCGGTTCCGTGCGCTGGGGCGGTTGAGCCGCCATCGCGACGGGGCCGGCAGTGTGGCGCAGGAGGTCGCGCTCGCTC from Amycolatopsis sp. EV170708-02-1 includes:
- a CDS encoding GH1 family beta-glucosidase; this translates as MKRGFPAGFRWGTATAAYQIEGSTTADGRGPSIWDTFTARPGLASGDPACDHYRRYREDIGLLSDLGVPYYRFSVAWSRVMPDGRTVEPRGTAFYDRLVDTLLDHGITPMVTLYHWDLPEALQAEGGWPNRALADLFAEYALTVHKVLGDRVRQWTTINEPFCAAFIGYGNGEHAPGIRDEGAALVAGHNLLLAHGKATQALRSGGGEQEVSIVLNFAPVLTDVDDAAHREAARKFDFLHNRFFLDPLLGRGYPPELLADLAHLGTLEPAIADGDLEIIAQPLDVLGVNYYAPARAVPLEDPEADSNCPLPGLRGMDVQPPRGELTSLGWEQRPECLTGLLLWLHEHCPGLPLVIAENGAAFEDEVVDGRVHDEKRVRYFAEHLAAVHDAIERGADVRGYMAWSLLDNFEWAKGYTQRFGLVHVDFETQERVLKDSARFYADVVARNGL